The Astyanax mexicanus isolate ESR-SI-001 chromosome 20, AstMex3_surface, whole genome shotgun sequence genome contains a region encoding:
- the tmem88a gene encoding transmembrane protein 88a, translating into MSLSRNGTLEKTFSQQLTADVLDSELTQTHLHHTNSISSAAVSPVPASGVVVPPPYSVAGSAGAEQPLELRGSLDCWACSVLVTAQNLIIATINAGLAGVIFGLILTPALVMVVFGFLCHSSVQPHGTSVYCSDLLNDGACVALLVVGFLLLVPLLVLALAAYCRLARHLQLSLCFIPYSRAVYKNIPASHHRGMGGCCGQQGSSERERKGSVWV; encoded by the exons ATGTCGTTATCTCGTAACGGAACGCTGGAGAAGACGTTTTCTCAGCAGCTCACGGCTGATGTTCTGGACTCAGAGTTAACTCAGACTCACCTCCATCACACTAACTCCATCTCCTCTGCGGCCGTGTCCCCAGTGCCAGCCTCGGGGGTGGTGGTGCCCCCTCCTTACTCTGTGGCAGGCAGTGCCGGAGCCGAGCAGCCGCTGGAGCTCAGGGGGTCTCTGGACTGCTGGGCCTGCTCTGTCCTCGTCACCGCCCAGAACCTCATCATCGCCACTATCAATGCAGGCCTGGCTGGAGTCATCTTCGGCCTCATCCTCACCCCAGCGCTTGTCATGGTGGTGTTCGGGTTCCTCTGCCATTCTTCG GTGCAGCCCCATGGAACCTCTGTTTACTGCTCGGATCTGCTGAACGATGGTGCTTGTGTcgctctgctggtggttggcttTCTGCTGCTGGTACCTCTGTTGGTTCTGGCTCTAGCCGCGTACTGCAGACTAGCCCGACACCTGCAGCTCAGCCTCTGCTTCATCCCCTACAGCCGCGCCGTCTATAAAAACATACCTGCATCCCACCACAGGGGGATGGGGGGATGCTGTGGCCAGCAGGGCTCatcagagagggagaggaaaggcagtgtgtgggtgtga
- the pcolcea gene encoding procollagen C-endopeptidase enhancer a — MEKFSWTFCLGLLLLFFSWTSGQTTNYTRPVFNCGGHLDGDSGFVGSEGFPSFYKPDSKCTWYITVPEGNVVMLSFRVFDLEADPLCRYDYVDVYNGHSNIVQKLGRFCGTFRPGALISTSNTMMLEMVSDSGTGGRGFLAYYNGGKPHVDEHQFCGGKLEKPQGTIKTPNWPEKNYPPGISCSWLITVDPSMVIEVKFDKFDVESDTYCRFDYVAFFNGGEKDDSRRIGKYCGDVAPETIITNSNVLLVQFVSDLSVTSDGFMASYSSIPRGSQSPTAGSSQPGSRVHSGPTKPRPEPAKPQKPITTTTTAPPTTTTTTTTTTPKPPPKRIPGKPVRPVRPPVRKPESGQTKPVRPATNPLCPKTCKRDGTIKASFCASDFVIAGTVTALSPGPQGSLHTTVSIIKAYKAGSLTITQAGETMSVKLVLPCRSCPQIRRGQNFILMGRVDEEGRGTLAPGSFTAPYKAPHHKILNNLNNQPC, encoded by the exons GGCAGCGAGGGCTTTCCTTCTTTCTACAAACCAGACAGCAAATGCACCTGGTACATCACT gtcccaGAAGGCAATGTGGTCATGCTGTCCTTCAGGGTCTTTGATCTGGAGGCTGACCCTCTGTGTCGGTATGATTATGTGGATGTGTATAATGGTCACTCTAACATAGTGCAGAAGTTGGGTCGTTTCTGTGGAACGTTCAGGCCAGGCGCTCTGATCTCTACCTCTAACACCATGATGCTGGAGATGGTGTCGGACTCTGGCACTGGGGGCAGGGGTTTCCTGGCCTACTATAATGGAGGGAAACCACATGTGGACG AGCATCAGTTCTGTGGAGGAAAATTAGAAAAACCACAAGGTACCATTAAAACTCCAAACTGGCCAGAAAAAAATTACCCACCGGGCATCAGCTGCTCATGGCTCATCACTGTGGATCCAAGCATG gtgATTGAGGTGAAATTTGATAAGTTTGATGTGGAGTCGGACACTTACTGCCGCTTTGACTATGTGGCATTCTTTAACGGAGGAGAAAAGGATGACTCTCGACGCATTGGTAAATACTGCGGAGATGTGGCCCCTGA GACCATTATAACCAACAGTAATGTCCTCCTGGTCCAGTTTGTGTCTGACCTCAGTGTGACCTCTGATGGTTTTATGGCCTCATACTCCAGCATCCCCCGTGGCTCTCAATCCCCCACTGCTGGTTCTAGCCAGCCAGGCAGCCGGGTTCATTCTGGACCTACAAAGCCCCGTCCAGAACCAGCTAAACCCCAAAAACCCATCACTACAACAACTACAGCGCctccaaccaccaccaccactacaacCACAACCACTCCTAAACCTCCACCCAAACGTATACCAGGCAAACCCGTCCGACCTGTCAGACCACCGGTCCGCAAACCAGAATCAGGCCAGACCAAGCCAGTCCGTCCAG CTACAAACCCACTTTGCCCTAAAACATGTAAAAGGGACGGGACCATAAAGGCCAGCTTCTGTGCCAGTGACTTTG taatCGCAGGCACAGTGACGGCTCTTTCTCCGGGCCCTCAGGGCAGTCTGCATACCACAGTGTCCATCATTAAAGCCTATAAGGCTGGCAGCCTGACCATCACTCAGGCTGGAGAGACCATGTCTGTTAAACTGGTGCTGCCCTGCAGGAGCTGTCCACAGATTCgtagag GTCAGAACTTCATCCTGATGGGACGGGTGGATGAAGAAGGTCGCGGCACATTGGCTCCAGGAAGCTTCACAGCACCCTACAAAGCTccacaccacaaaatcctcaacaACCTCAACAACCAGCCATGCTGA